The proteins below come from a single Falco peregrinus isolate bFalPer1 chromosome Z, bFalPer1.pri, whole genome shotgun sequence genomic window:
- the PRXL2C gene encoding peroxiredoxin-like 2C isoform X2 produces MSSRHKTAFRPPPPSGFGSSFLALLTPGPRRTNPPPAGPQAPPSLAALPGRALPARRGAPVTLIAAALSAAAPPYSPPPARGQACRSGGPRRAMAGPAAPPVTQQVGRAWGRGQRQEAVELREAARCLVVDADGRSVPFKALYGEQKAIVVFVRNFLCYTCKEYVEDLAKVPKAFLQPFCSLTGYTHEMYVDPQREIYKTLGMKRGEGSNISVRSPHVKSNTLLGSIRSVWRAMTGPAFDFQGDPAQQGGALILGPGNEVHFFHLDKNRLDHVPINTVLQLAGVKPVNFTNKPQIIDI; encoded by the exons ATGTCTTCCAGGCACAAAACCGCCTTCCGACCGCCGCCGCCCAGCGGCTTTGGCAGCAGCTTTCTCGCTCTTCTTACCCCAGGCCCGAGACGCACCAACCCCCCGCCGGCCGGGCCGCAGGCGCCGCCGAGCCTGGCTGCcctcccgggccgggccctcCCAGCCCGCCGGGGCGCGCCCGTCACCCTCATAGCCGCCGCGCTCTCCGCTGCGGCCCCGCCTTACTCCCCTCCTCCTGCGCGGGGGCAGGCCTGCCGGAGCGGCGGGCCGCGGCGCGCCAtggccgggccggcggcgccgCCGGTCACGCAGCAGGTGGGCCGCGCATGGGGCCGCGGGCAGCGGCAGGAGGCGGTGGAGCTGCGGGAGGCCGCCCGCTGCCTGGTGGTGGACGCGGACGGGAGGAGCGTCCCCTTCAAGGCCCTGTACGGGGAGCAAAAAGCGATCGTGGTGTTCGTGCGG AATTTTTTATGTTACACCTGTAAGGAGTATGTAGAAGACCTGGCAAAGGTCCCCAAGGCGTTTTTACAA CCCTTTTGCAGTTTAACTGGGTATACACATGAAATGTATGTAGATCCACAAAGGGAAATTTATAAAACACTTGGCATGAAAAGAGGTGAAGGTAGTAACATATCAG TGCGGAGCCCTCACGTAAAATCAAACACACTCCTGGGAAGCATTAGGAGTGTGTGGAGGGCAATGACTGGCCCAGCTTTTGATTTTCAAGGAGACCCTGCTCAGCAGGGAGGAGCTTTGATTTTAGGCCCAG GCAatgaagttcatttttttcatcttgataAAAACAGGCTGGATCATGTTCCCATTAATACAGTTTTGCAGCTGGCAGGCGTTAAACCAGTAAATTTCACAAACAAGCCCCAGATTATTGACATATGA
- the PRXL2C gene encoding peroxiredoxin-like 2C isoform X1 yields MSSRHKTAFRPPPPSGFGSSFLALLTPGPRRTNPPPAGPQAPPSLAALPGRALPARRGAPVTLIAAALSAAAPPYSPPPARGQACRSGGPRRAMAGPAAPPVTQQVGRAWGRGQRQEAVELREAARCLVVDADGRSVPFKALYGEQKAIVVFVRNFLCYTCKEYVEDLAKVPKAFLQEANVRLIVIGQSSYHHIKPFCSLTGYTHEMYVDPQREIYKTLGMKRGEGSNISVRSPHVKSNTLLGSIRSVWRAMTGPAFDFQGDPAQQGGALILGPGNEVHFFHLDKNRLDHVPINTVLQLAGVKPVNFTNKPQIIDI; encoded by the exons ATGTCTTCCAGGCACAAAACCGCCTTCCGACCGCCGCCGCCCAGCGGCTTTGGCAGCAGCTTTCTCGCTCTTCTTACCCCAGGCCCGAGACGCACCAACCCCCCGCCGGCCGGGCCGCAGGCGCCGCCGAGCCTGGCTGCcctcccgggccgggccctcCCAGCCCGCCGGGGCGCGCCCGTCACCCTCATAGCCGCCGCGCTCTCCGCTGCGGCCCCGCCTTACTCCCCTCCTCCTGCGCGGGGGCAGGCCTGCCGGAGCGGCGGGCCGCGGCGCGCCAtggccgggccggcggcgccgCCGGTCACGCAGCAGGTGGGCCGCGCATGGGGCCGCGGGCAGCGGCAGGAGGCGGTGGAGCTGCGGGAGGCCGCCCGCTGCCTGGTGGTGGACGCGGACGGGAGGAGCGTCCCCTTCAAGGCCCTGTACGGGGAGCAAAAAGCGATCGTGGTGTTCGTGCGG AATTTTTTATGTTACACCTGTAAGGAGTATGTAGAAGACCTGGCAAAGGTCCCCAAGGCGTTTTTACAA GAAGCAAATGTGAGGCTTATAGTTATTGGACAGTCATCTTACCATCACATCAAG CCCTTTTGCAGTTTAACTGGGTATACACATGAAATGTATGTAGATCCACAAAGGGAAATTTATAAAACACTTGGCATGAAAAGAGGTGAAGGTAGTAACATATCAG TGCGGAGCCCTCACGTAAAATCAAACACACTCCTGGGAAGCATTAGGAGTGTGTGGAGGGCAATGACTGGCCCAGCTTTTGATTTTCAAGGAGACCCTGCTCAGCAGGGAGGAGCTTTGATTTTAGGCCCAG GCAatgaagttcatttttttcatcttgataAAAACAGGCTGGATCATGTTCCCATTAATACAGTTTTGCAGCTGGCAGGCGTTAAACCAGTAAATTTCACAAACAAGCCCCAGATTATTGACATATGA